The genomic window ATTAGAACAAATAGCACAAGGATCTGTATCCGTATAATTACCACATACAGAACAGTATTTTATTGTCCCTTTTGCCTTCACTAAAGCTTGTGCAAATTCATTAACCTCATCTCCTGGTAGATTTAGTACATGTAATGTAAGTCTTTGAGCTGTCTTATATCCTATTCCAGGTAGTTTTGCAAACTCTTCAATTAATTTTTCTATAGCTACTGGATAAAACTCCAAAACTTTCACCTCTATTAACTAGAACATTCCAGGTAAGTTTAATCCCCCTGTAAGTTTTTTCATTTGACTATTTGTTTCTTCATCAGCAGTTTGTAATGCTTGATTACATGCTGTTATAATTAAATCTTGAAGCATTTCAACATCATCTGGATCTACTGCTTCTGGGTCTATTTCTACATCTAATATTTGTTTTTTCCCATTTACTATAACTTTAACAACTCCACCACCTGCTGTTGCTGAAAATTCTTTTTCTTCTAATTCAGCTTGCATCTTTTCCATATCTTGTTGCATCTTTTGTGCTTGTTTCATTAAGTTGTTCATATTCATTCCGCCCATTCCTGGGAATCCGCCTTTTGCCATAACGTTACCTCCTAATTAACTTATTTTTTAAATGTATGGCTTACTCTAACCCAAACCTATATTTCATAGATATTGGATAAGAACATCATAACCTTAGGTTCACTTTATAAATAAGTGTTGTTATTTTTCTTAGTCTTTTAATATTTTACCATCTATAATTTTATTCATCAATTATTTCTACTAATTCTTCTCCAAAAGTCTCTTTTAAAATTTCTTGTGGTGATTTTTCAATATCTTGATTTCTATCCACAATATATTTTATTCTGATTTTTTCCTTTAGTGCATTAGAAAAAATATCTTCAACTATCTTTCTGTTTTCTTCTTTTTTCAATCTGTTTAT from Clostridium sp. MB40-C1 includes these protein-coding regions:
- a CDS encoding YbaB/EbfC family nucleoid-associated protein, with the protein product MAKGGFPGMGGMNMNNLMKQAQKMQQDMEKMQAELEEKEFSATAGGGVVKVIVNGKKQILDVEIDPEAVDPDDVEMLQDLIITACNQALQTADEETNSQMKKLTGGLNLPGMF